Proteins from a genomic interval of Waddliaceae bacterium:
- a CDS encoding MFS transporter: MPFWVMFNLLPIILYKELGASPFHVTLLIVLKPTVALLAPYWSISVSNRKDRLLSNLVWANILKYLPFLFFPYFRNLWFFIAAFSIHAMFIRGIIPAWMEIIKLNINKSSRNKTFALGSALDYLAGAIFPLCLGWLLDDYTSYWKWIFTASAILGTVSTLFLFRIPMEVTTDIVTKDALKISWKHELLKPIKQIVSLLRKRRDFFNFQIGFMLGGAGIMIMQPALPLFFVDTLNLSYTKMLIAISACKGIGFLITTPLWVKHFGKVNIYFFSSHVTLFAVVFSLFIIISSYNIAFLYVAFLMYGTMQAGSELSWNMSGPVFSHNEDSSIYSTANVFAIGLRGCVVPLIGSMVCSLTSPVYVMALCGALCAVATLYFKSCKRTEDFFVSETEH; this comes from the coding sequence ATGCCCTTCTGGGTTATGTTCAACTTACTTCCTATCATCTTATATAAAGAGCTTGGCGCCTCGCCCTTTCATGTCACCCTATTGATAGTTTTGAAACCTACTGTAGCCCTTTTAGCGCCATATTGGAGTATATCTGTCAGCAACCGTAAAGACCGTCTTCTTTCCAACCTGGTATGGGCTAATATTCTTAAGTATCTTCCTTTTCTATTTTTCCCATATTTTCGTAATCTATGGTTTTTCATAGCGGCTTTCAGCATCCATGCTATGTTCATCCGCGGCATCATCCCTGCGTGGATGGAGATCATCAAGTTAAACATCAACAAGAGCTCTCGCAACAAAACTTTTGCTTTAGGCTCTGCCCTTGACTACCTTGCTGGCGCTATTTTCCCATTATGCCTCGGCTGGCTTCTCGACGACTACACGAGTTATTGGAAGTGGATATTCACTGCGTCGGCCATCTTGGGTACGGTTTCGACGTTGTTTCTTTTCCGCATACCTATGGAGGTCACTACTGATATCGTCACCAAGGATGCACTTAAAATATCTTGGAAGCATGAGCTGCTCAAGCCCATAAAACAGATAGTCTCTCTATTGAGAAAGCGTCGTGATTTTTTCAACTTCCAGATTGGCTTTATGCTAGGCGGTGCTGGCATTATGATCATGCAGCCAGCATTGCCGCTATTTTTCGTCGACACCTTAAACCTGTCATATACTAAGATGCTTATAGCGATATCGGCATGTAAAGGGATAGGATTCCTCATAACGACGCCTTTGTGGGTGAAGCATTTTGGCAAGGTGAACATCTATTTCTTCAGCAGCCATGTCACCTTGTTCGCTGTAGTGTTTTCTTTGTTTATCATCATATCGTCGTATAACATAGCCTTCCTTTATGTCGCCTTTCTTATGTATGGCACTATGCAGGCTGGCAGCGAGCTCAGCTGGAACATGTCGGGTCCTGTATTCTCTCATAATGAAGACAGCTCTATATACAGCACTGCTAATGTCTTTGCCATAGGATTGCGAGGATGTGTTGTCCCTCTTATCGGCAGCATGGTATGTTCTTTGACATCTCCCGTCTATGTGATGGCTCTGTGTGGGGCGTTATGTGCCGTGGCGACGCTATACTTCAAGAGCTGCAAGCGCACCGAAGACTTCTTTGTTTCAGAGACCGAACACTAA
- a CDS encoding DASS family sodium-coupled anion symporter, whose product MKKKIWLMAITLLIAVGVYYFLPDTCPEAAKRTAFVFTVAALFWALEIIPHYGTSLVVVLLLIVLIGREGGVLDLDRSGYRMFLVPFSSPVIMLFFGGFALARALRKYHVDSYIADRVLSLCGDHPYRVLLGIMLLTAVLSMWTSNTATTAIMLGIIAPFVATLKEGEPFCKGLILSVPFAANIGGIGTPIGTPPNVIVLGNLAEAGIEVSFIEWMMIGVPLAVVLLGLVYIVLRFFYPLKDKETRFVLEKHEELPQGAIKVFVIFGITVTLWLTTKIHGLHESVTALIAVAMLIATGLLDRDDMKKFDWDVLVLMWGGLALGAGIQASGLATWLVDQPLMGLRGMTLIISFSVIALALSSFMSHTAAATLIIPIAMSIPTKNPIYLAIAIGLACSFAMAFPISTPPNALAFAGGKITTKDMMKPGTIISLVSLAIMLFSFKFLVNLVFGL is encoded by the coding sequence ATGAAGAAAAAAATATGGCTTATGGCAATAACGCTGCTGATAGCAGTAGGGGTGTATTATTTCCTTCCAGACACATGCCCCGAAGCGGCAAAAAGGACGGCGTTTGTCTTCACAGTAGCGGCACTTTTCTGGGCGCTAGAAATCATACCGCATTATGGCACCTCGCTAGTAGTCGTTCTCCTCCTTATTGTCCTCATCGGCAGGGAAGGCGGCGTCCTTGACCTCGACAGGTCGGGATATAGGATGTTCCTCGTGCCATTCTCAAGCCCAGTAATAATGCTTTTCTTCGGAGGCTTCGCCCTGGCGCGAGCACTAAGGAAATATCACGTCGATAGCTATATCGCCGATAGAGTGCTTTCATTATGCGGCGACCACCCATACCGCGTCCTTTTGGGAATAATGCTATTGACCGCAGTGCTTTCAATGTGGACGTCGAACACTGCAACAACAGCGATAATGCTCGGAATAATAGCACCGTTTGTCGCTACGCTAAAAGAAGGAGAACCTTTCTGTAAAGGCTTAATCCTCAGCGTTCCCTTCGCAGCGAATATCGGAGGGATAGGGACGCCAATAGGTACTCCACCAAATGTCATCGTCCTCGGTAACCTCGCCGAAGCGGGGATAGAAGTAAGCTTCATAGAGTGGATGATGATAGGCGTTCCACTGGCAGTAGTACTCCTGGGCTTGGTATACATCGTCCTTAGATTTTTCTATCCGCTAAAAGATAAAGAGACGAGATTCGTCCTAGAAAAACACGAAGAACTACCCCAAGGAGCCATAAAAGTCTTCGTGATCTTCGGAATAACAGTAACGCTATGGCTCACGACAAAGATCCACGGACTCCATGAATCCGTGACAGCATTAATCGCCGTCGCTATGCTTATAGCGACAGGACTTCTCGACCGCGACGATATGAAAAAGTTCGACTGGGATGTCCTTGTCCTTATGTGGGGAGGCCTAGCACTAGGAGCAGGAATACAGGCGTCAGGACTGGCAACATGGCTAGTAGACCAGCCGCTTATGGGACTTCGAGGGATGACGCTGATAATCTCCTTTAGCGTCATAGCGCTAGCGCTTTCATCTTTTATGAGCCATACCGCCGCAGCGACGCTTATCATACCAATCGCTATGAGTATACCTACGAAGAACCCTATATACCTCGCCATCGCTATAGGGCTGGCATGTTCTTTCGCTATGGCTTTCCCAATATCTACACCACCAAATGCTTTGGCTTTCGCAGGAGGGAAAATAACGACAAAAGATATGATGAAGCCCGGAACGATAATATCTTTGGTGTCGCTGGCGATAATGCTCTTCAGCTTTAAGTTTCTGGTGAACTTAGTGTTCGGTCTCTGA